One window from the genome of Kaistella carnis encodes:
- a CDS encoding vWA domain-containing protein produces the protein MRDINFNFGKGFTFKKHVPEEVSHFERVFDIFKDLLTHTSGDIEEAFEWLDMLDKEYDIFNEEYTLEDFEEDLKKRGYIKEEIDPEDGNQGTGKGKNILTAKLESALREYALDQIFGKLKKSGIGNHNTKKVGVGDEREGENRSFQYGDDLSTVNMTESLKNAQINNGISDLRLTEDDLIVEETKHKAQMSTVLMIDISHSMILYGEDRITPAKKVAMALVELIRRKYPKDSIDIIVFGNEAWPIKVKDLPYLKVGPYHTNTVAGLELAMDILRRKRNTNKQIFMITDGKPSCIQLPTGEFYMNSNGLDEMIVSQCLNKAAQARKLKIPITTFMIAQDPYLRKFVEAFTAQNQGKAFLTGLSGLGQMIFEDYEKNRIKRI, from the coding sequence ATGAGGGATATAAATTTTAACTTCGGAAAGGGTTTCACATTTAAGAAGCACGTTCCGGAGGAGGTTTCGCATTTTGAACGGGTTTTTGACATTTTCAAAGATTTGCTCACCCATACTTCGGGCGATATCGAAGAAGCTTTTGAATGGTTGGATATGCTCGACAAAGAATATGATATTTTCAATGAAGAATATACGCTGGAGGATTTTGAAGAAGATCTAAAAAAACGCGGCTACATTAAAGAGGAGATCGACCCGGAAGATGGAAATCAAGGAACCGGAAAAGGCAAAAATATTTTAACCGCGAAACTGGAGTCGGCATTGCGCGAATATGCATTGGATCAAATATTCGGAAAGCTTAAAAAGAGCGGTATTGGAAATCACAACACAAAGAAAGTCGGTGTAGGTGATGAGCGCGAAGGTGAAAATCGCTCGTTTCAGTATGGAGATGATTTGTCTACCGTGAATATGACGGAGAGTTTAAAGAATGCTCAGATTAATAATGGAATTTCAGATTTGCGCTTGACTGAAGATGACCTGATCGTGGAGGAAACAAAGCATAAAGCGCAGATGAGTACGGTCTTGATGATTGACATCAGTCACTCTATGATCCTTTATGGTGAGGACCGAATTACACCGGCAAAAAAAGTAGCCATGGCTTTGGTGGAATTAATCAGAAGAAAATATCCAAAAGATTCTATTGATATCATTGTTTTTGGAAATGAAGCCTGGCCAATAAAAGTGAAGGATCTCCCGTACCTGAAAGTTGGTCCTTATCACACCAATACCGTGGCAGGACTGGAGCTTGCAATGGATATTTTGCGAAGAAAAAGAAATACGAACAAACAGATTTTTATGATCACCGATGGGAAACCAAGTTGTATTCAACTTCCAACGGGAGAATTCTATATGAACAGTAATGGTCTTGATGAAATGATCGTTTCCCAATGCCTCAATAAAGCAGCTCAGGCTCGGAAATTAAAAATTCCAATCACCACTTTTATGATTGCACAAGATCCTTATCTGCGCAAATTTGTAGAAGCCTTTACGGCCCAAAACCAAGGAAAAGCCTTTTTAACAGGACTTTCAGGTTTAGGACAAATGATTTTTGAAGATTACGAAAAAAACAGAATTAAAAGAATATAA
- a CDS encoding DUF4349 domain-containing protein: MKNIFAGVFFLLALTSCSKQEFNDTKDTIKRADSLFTKANDGLKTLDSISKRVNDSDGIARKVLIPQIEKQTKKTDSTLKSGSWKIDSLNKDIAEITKHVKTGTDVAKTLDSASQLLQNGENAISVLSKTADKILKRTQSQKATLPAPSENSEIKNNPNNTVVIPPQIVENPLIKSAFLEIQVAELSDAKALLNQKIRENNADLVSENFSQNEGIQREKIRMKVPLQNFNQLVRDLSSELGDVKIKSTESEGTDYNFNQLCTIEVTLVQNEKIAGSTFESTETGKDPESFGAKSSNAFKSGFKVLETISLALLPFWPVFIIIGLIFYFVRRNKKNKEAKSLEIPTNHPVQKTETAAPAQTVEEKNTNDPEEPDYSKYLPKN, from the coding sequence ATGAAAAATATATTTGCAGGTGTTTTCTTTCTTCTGGCTTTAACTTCTTGCAGCAAACAGGAGTTTAATGATACGAAAGACACCATTAAAAGAGCAGACAGCCTTTTCACAAAAGCCAATGATGGTTTAAAAACGTTAGATTCCATTTCAAAAAGGGTGAATGATTCGGACGGCATTGCAAGAAAAGTACTCATTCCTCAAATTGAGAAACAAACGAAAAAAACAGACAGTACTTTAAAATCCGGCAGTTGGAAAATTGATTCCCTAAATAAAGATATTGCCGAAATTACCAAACATGTAAAAACAGGAACCGACGTTGCAAAAACGCTGGATTCTGCCAGCCAGTTATTGCAAAATGGAGAAAACGCCATTTCGGTATTGAGCAAAACGGCAGATAAAATCTTAAAAAGAACACAATCTCAAAAAGCAACTCTTCCCGCACCTTCCGAAAATTCTGAAATAAAAAACAATCCAAACAACACCGTGGTGATTCCACCCCAAATAGTGGAAAACCCTTTAATAAAATCTGCTTTTTTGGAAATTCAGGTTGCAGAATTGTCGGATGCAAAAGCTTTACTTAACCAAAAGATCAGAGAAAATAATGCAGATTTGGTCAGTGAAAATTTTAGCCAAAATGAAGGAATTCAGCGGGAAAAGATTAGGATGAAAGTTCCACTTCAAAATTTTAATCAACTGGTTCGTGATCTGTCATCTGAACTTGGCGATGTAAAAATAAAAAGCACGGAAAGCGAAGGCACGGATTATAATTTTAATCAGTTATGCACAATTGAAGTAACATTGGTGCAAAATGAGAAAATAGCGGGTAGTACTTTTGAAAGCACGGAAACAGGGAAAGATCCCGAATCTTTTGGCGCCAAATCCTCCAATGCTTTTAAAAGTGGATTTAAAGTTTTAGAAACCATTTCACTCGCGCTTCTCCCCTTTTGGCCGGTCTTTATTATTATCGGTTTAATCTTCTATTTTGTACGACGAAATAAAAAGAATAAAGAAGCAAAGTCTTTAGAAATTCCGACCAATCATCCTGTTCAAAAAACAGAAACCGCTGCTCCAGCGCAAACTGTAGAAGAGAAAAATACGAACGATCCTGAGGAACCGGATTACTCTAAATATTTACCGAAAAACTAA
- a CDS encoding acyl-CoA dehydrogenase: MNFNLSEEQLMIQQAARDFAQTELLPGVIERDNAQKFPHEQVKKMGELGLLGMMVDPKYGGAGMDSVSYVLALEEIAKVDASAAVVMSVNNSLVCAGLEKFCNEEQKMKYLRPLASGEVIGAFALSEPEAGSDATSQQTTAVDKGDHYILNGTKNWITNGGNATYYIVIAQTDPEKKHKGINAFILEKGWPGFEIGPKEDKLGIRGSDTHSLLFTDVKVPKENRIGEDGFGFNFAMAVLNGGRIGIASQALGIASGAYELALKYAKTRKAFKTEIINHQAIAFKLADMATSIMAARMLCYKAAVEKDEGKDISEIGAMAKLYASQVAMDTTIEAVQIHGGYGYVKEYHVERMMRDAKITQIYEGTSEIQKIVISRSIAKNS, from the coding sequence ATGAATTTTAATTTATCTGAAGAACAGTTAATGATTCAGCAAGCAGCAAGAGATTTTGCTCAAACTGAACTTTTACCAGGAGTTATAGAGAGGGATAACGCACAGAAGTTTCCACATGAACAGGTAAAGAAAATGGGAGAATTAGGTTTGCTCGGAATGATGGTTGATCCAAAGTATGGTGGTGCCGGAATGGACAGTGTTTCTTACGTTCTTGCCCTAGAAGAAATTGCAAAGGTAGATGCTTCTGCTGCAGTCGTAATGTCAGTCAACAACTCTTTAGTTTGTGCAGGATTGGAGAAATTTTGTAACGAAGAGCAAAAAATGAAATACCTGAGACCCCTGGCAAGTGGCGAGGTGATTGGTGCTTTTGCACTGTCTGAACCTGAAGCAGGATCAGATGCAACTTCCCAGCAAACAACCGCGGTTGATAAAGGAGATCATTATATTTTAAATGGTACAAAAAACTGGATTACCAACGGGGGAAACGCAACCTACTATATCGTAATTGCACAAACTGATCCGGAAAAGAAACATAAAGGAATCAATGCTTTTATTCTTGAAAAAGGATGGCCAGGTTTTGAGATCGGTCCAAAAGAAGACAAATTGGGAATCCGCGGAAGTGATACGCATTCGCTGTTGTTTACCGATGTGAAAGTGCCGAAGGAAAACAGAATTGGCGAAGATGGTTTTGGATTCAACTTCGCGATGGCAGTTTTAAATGGTGGTCGTATCGGAATCGCTTCTCAAGCTTTGGGGATCGCTTCTGGAGCCTATGAATTAGCACTGAAATATGCGAAAACCCGAAAAGCCTTCAAAACTGAAATCATTAATCACCAGGCAATTGCTTTTAAATTAGCAGATATGGCCACTTCAATTATGGCAGCCAGAATGTTGTGTTACAAAGCTGCAGTTGAAAAAGATGAAGGAAAAGATATTTCTGAAATCGGTGCGATGGCAAAATTATACGCCTCACAAGTGGCAATGGATACGACCATTGAGGCCGTTCAGATCCACGGTGGTTACGGTTATGTAAAAGAATATCATGTCGAAAGAATGATGCGTGATGCGAAGATCACTCAAATTTATGAGGGAACTTCGGAGATCCAGAAAATCGTTATTTCAAGAAGTATCGCGAAGAACAGTTAA
- a CDS encoding AMP-dependent synthetase/ligase → MTIKRTFDFALNALEQYSRDDMFVTKYDGKWEKTSTSDFIALGNKISRGLLKLGIKPGDKISLITTATRTEWAVMDFGISQIGAVSVPMYPSISPEDYDFIFNNADVKYCFVSDKELYDKVMKIRENVSSLQGVFSFDQVSGAPNWREIIDLGNDEATQNEVEDLSKTINSEDLATLIYTSGTTGRPKGVMLTHQNIVSNVLGSNPRIPRVKGLEYTDIKILSFLPICHIFERMLFYLYQYNGYAVYFAESIEKMGDNIKEVQPHIMSVVPRLIEKVYDKIYDKGTSAGGLKSKIFLWALGVNKAKEKLGKPSGLKEIIADKLVFSKWREGLGGNIITLVSGSAALSARLNKMFQNAGIPILEGYGLTETSPVISVNSFGKIKVGTVGHVLDNLEVRIQEDGEITVKGPSVFKGYFKNEEMTKEAFTADGFFKTGDIGHIDEEGYLHITDRKKEMFKTSGGKYIAPQVIENLAKASKFIEQIMVVGDGEKMPCALIQPDFNFIRNWAERKNLQIGSTPEELAKSPELKERIKKEIDYLNTKLGHWEQIKKFELTPEVWSIELGLLTPTLKLKRKAVKERYINLYNELYGHKD, encoded by the coding sequence ATGACAATAAAAAGAACTTTTGATTTTGCGCTTAATGCGTTAGAACAATATTCGAGAGATGATATGTTCGTCACCAAATATGACGGAAAATGGGAAAAGACATCAACAAGTGACTTTATTGCTCTTGGAAACAAGATTTCAAGAGGGTTATTGAAGTTGGGAATTAAACCCGGCGATAAAATTTCCCTTATCACGACTGCAACGAGAACAGAATGGGCGGTGATGGATTTTGGAATTTCTCAGATCGGTGCGGTTTCGGTACCAATGTATCCAAGTATTTCTCCAGAAGATTATGATTTTATCTTTAATAATGCAGATGTAAAATATTGTTTTGTTTCTGATAAAGAGCTCTATGATAAAGTAATGAAAATTAGAGAAAATGTTTCTTCCCTACAAGGCGTATTTTCTTTCGATCAGGTCTCAGGAGCGCCAAACTGGCGGGAAATTATTGATTTGGGAAATGATGAAGCAACTCAAAATGAAGTGGAAGATTTGTCTAAAACTATTAATTCTGAGGATTTAGCGACGCTAATTTATACTTCCGGAACTACAGGAAGACCAAAAGGTGTAATGTTGACGCATCAAAATATCGTCTCCAATGTTTTAGGTTCAAATCCACGAATTCCCAGAGTTAAGGGTTTGGAATATACCGATATTAAAATTTTAAGCTTCTTACCAATCTGTCATATTTTCGAAAGAATGCTTTTTTATCTTTATCAATATAACGGATATGCAGTTTACTTTGCAGAAAGCATTGAAAAAATGGGCGATAATATCAAGGAGGTTCAGCCACATATCATGTCTGTTGTTCCAAGATTGATTGAAAAAGTGTACGATAAGATCTACGATAAAGGAACCAGTGCGGGAGGATTGAAATCTAAGATTTTCCTTTGGGCTTTGGGAGTTAATAAAGCTAAAGAAAAATTGGGTAAACCTTCCGGATTAAAAGAGATCATTGCGGACAAATTGGTTTTTTCAAAATGGCGCGAAGGTTTAGGTGGAAACATCATTACCCTTGTATCGGGTTCTGCCGCTTTATCGGCAAGACTGAACAAAATGTTCCAAAATGCGGGAATTCCCATTCTGGAAGGTTATGGTTTAACGGAAACTTCACCAGTAATTTCGGTTAACAGTTTTGGCAAAATAAAAGTGGGTACCGTAGGTCATGTCTTAGACAATCTGGAAGTGAGAATTCAGGAAGATGGAGAAATTACGGTAAAAGGTCCTTCGGTATTCAAAGGGTATTTCAAAAATGAAGAAATGACCAAAGAAGCCTTTACGGCAGACGGTTTCTTTAAAACTGGAGATATTGGTCATATTGATGAAGAAGGTTATCTGCATATTACCGATCGCAAAAAAGAAATGTTCAAAACCTCAGGTGGAAAATATATCGCGCCACAGGTTATTGAAAACTTAGCAAAAGCTTCGAAATTCATCGAGCAAATTATGGTGGTGGGCGATGGTGAAAAAATGCCATGTGCTTTAATACAACCGGATTTTAATTTTATAAGAAACTGGGCAGAACGTAAAAATCTGCAAATAGGCAGCACACCGGAAGAATTGGCGAAAAGTCCGGAATTGAAAGAACGCATTAAAAAAGAAATCGATTATTTAAATACCAAATTAGGACATTGGGAGCAAATCAAGAAATTTGAATTGACTCCGGAAGTGTGGTCCATCGAATTAGGCCTGCTTACTCCTACTCTGAAACTGAAAAGAAAAGCGGTGAAAGAAAGATATATCAATCTGTATAATGAGTTGTACGGACATAAAGACTAA